The following proteins come from a genomic window of Leptospira andrefontaineae:
- the thpR gene encoding RNA 2',3'-cyclic phosphodiesterase, whose translation MRSFLGLVLPDPIKSDLEKICFGLEEIRWVSPENFHATLVFLGELKPEEIEKVSEICGQVSEKSFSLEIKGVGFFGNKFPEILYAGVTLSEELKRLQKVLESTLRREGFSIDKRDYRPHITIGRFKRTPEKRLDLYLNEFSQFQTDIVPVSEFHLFSSRSGANGQIYSVEESYPLLLE comes from the coding sequence ATGAGAAGTTTTTTAGGATTGGTTCTTCCGGATCCCATAAAATCGGATCTGGAAAAAATTTGTTTCGGGCTGGAAGAGATCCGCTGGGTTTCTCCGGAAAATTTTCATGCCACCCTGGTCTTTCTGGGAGAGTTAAAACCGGAAGAGATCGAAAAGGTTTCAGAGATCTGCGGTCAAGTATCGGAAAAAAGTTTTTCTTTGGAGATCAAGGGAGTAGGCTTCTTTGGTAATAAATTTCCAGAGATCCTCTATGCAGGTGTAACACTTTCAGAAGAGCTGAAAAGACTCCAAAAGGTTTTAGAATCTACTCTTAGAAGAGAAGGTTTCTCTATTGATAAAAGGGATTATAGGCCTCATATAACGATTGGAAGATTCAAAAGAACTCCTGAAAAACGTTTGGATCTGTATTTAAATGAATTTTCCCAATTCCAAACCGACATAGTTCCAGTGTCGGAATTCCATTTATTTTCTAGTCGCAGCGGAGCGAACGGTCAGATATACTCGGTCGAAGAATCATATCCTCTTCTCTTGGAATAA